The DNA sequence TGAtttcacatattaaaatatgaagCGTGAAAAGAcatccaaaaggaaaaattcTTAATAAAGTAACAGATAACACGATTCAATATTTCCCACCTTAGATACAAAACCCAGCTTCCTACTCTATCCAGAACTTTAACCTCCAAACAAAAAACCTCCTATGCCCTTCCTAAATCCTAAATCCTAAGGTTGAGAGGTGGATTGGAGTGAGGGTCAGATGTTGGTCAGCCAGATAATGTTAGCGGCTAACATGCCAAAACAAGTACTGTTTAGTCAGACCGGGCTAACATGCCAAAACAACAAGTACTGTTAGTCCCATCGCTGACGAGTACTGTGGTACTCCTATTAATGGGATTGGTGATTAGGCCAAATGTAAAACTCAGCTGGCTGCTGCGGCATCATGTTCATCTGAGTTGCAATGTTAGGGTTTAGTCCACCAGAATCCAAAGCGCCATAGTAGTTTGGCTGAAATTGGTGGAAGAGGTTGTGATAATAAGCGTTGGCAGCTGCAGCATCGTATGGAATCCCGCATGGTATGGAATGAACTGGCTGCATGGCAGTGAAATTGATGTTGCCACTGCTGCATTGAGGATGCTGCTGATCATGATTCACAGATGGTTTCTGCTCTTCAGCTTCGAGTGAGAGCTTTAAGCGCTTCGCTGCCCCACCAACAGGAAGAGAACTCTTGCCAATAGCTTCAACGTCATATCGGTTCATCTCAAAATTTGTAACTGCATTAATGCCCCTAAACTTTATGGCCGCTATATCATACGCCTCTGCTGCTTCCTCTTCAGTAGCTGTCGACAATAAATGGTCATGGATTATCAAAATGTGCACATTAACTCTCTTCCAAAGACCAAGAAGCATCCATGGAAGCATCCAATTCAATATGTGGTACGTTATCAGACTAATCCAGAGAAAAACTAAACGATAAACCGAGTATATACAGCTTTCatgcttgaaaataaaaattaagatgaACTTGGAAGTCTTGAATGGTGTCAATTAATGAGTACGTCTCCCTGCAGTAACGTTTAAGCCAAAAGCAGAACTATATAAAAGGTTTGAATAAAACATGTAAGGTAAAGGTGTTACCAAATGTTCCCAGGTATAGGTCTTTGTTCCCGGCCACACGGCCTATTCTTGCTTGCCATCGTCCTTGTTGATGATGCCTGCAAATATTAAATTGAACCGTGCATGGATGAATATACTAGTTTATGCAACATATATAACAATCCAGGTTTTAATAAACACAATATACAGCAAATATTGACAAGGAATGATTTGAAAATAGACGTACTGACCTTGTAACTCCCCTGTAAATAGAAGCTCCTCTTGAAAAACCACTGCTTTTCCTGCAAGTGAAAAGTTGGGGAGAAATATTTAATTAACCGCATAAcagacggaaaaaaaaaaatccaaagggGTCGGTCGGAGCAAACCTTCTGAGAGAGGCGATGAATTCTTGCTTGGTCACATGCTTCATATCTTCCAGTTCTTTGCTGTAAGTTGAAACCTGAGAATTCAAAAACCAAATGCTAAGTACTTTGCAGTCCACTTCTCTGTCAGATATTTTCATTGCAAGAACAAAAGAATATTCTAAATATATTAGAATTAACAATATATGCATTACAGGAAAGTTGGTTGTTGCAGTAGGACCCCAGTATTTCAGAGCAGCCAAATCATAAGCCCTTGCTGCCTTATCTTCCTTGTCGTATCCACCTGAAACAATTACAGCAAGTTTATTAACTCAAAAAAGCAAGttacaaaattaaaagtaaatttCTTTTTGTTCCAATGTAAATAAAAAGGATAAAAATCTTACCCAAGTAAACTGTGGAATCGGATCAGATATTGAATGACAGCAAGATTTCCAGAATCCCACATTTTATGCAAAAAGCAAAAAGATTTCAACATCAGCTTAAACAGCAGTCAAAATTATCAGCTAAGTAGACTAGCCCTTGATCTAACTAATAAACAataattatttctgaaaaaaaggtaagtgaatttgtcaaaataaggagagatttttcggtgtaccgggtacaccaaaaaCCCTCACTCATAATGGTGGACCCTACCCTCACTTATTTTCCAAAATAAGGAGCCGTGAATTGCTTGTGATAGCTGCCAAAAAGTGAGACCTAATCTAAATAATGACCCGCATACATAGACTTGGATTTAGCCAAGTTTACTAGAATACATATGCTCCATGCTTTGTACTCAAGTTCGAATCCTGCTTACCGTGGTACAGATAAAATTAGTGTTGATTATTTATCAAAGTACGGATGTGAGTCCCAATCACTGGTAGGTATATACTACAACTACGCATATGAAGTTTATGAAGTATGGACCAGAATCTCGGTCTGGCACTTTTATCAGGGTCCAGTCCAGGGAAGTCACTCTCAACAAGTTCTGGCGTTAATAAAGGagtataataataaaataatttattcaagTGGGTGCTTTGGTCAAACCCAAAACTGTAGAGAGGGAGatgaaagcaaaagcaaaagccaAAGGTGAAGGTGGTCAGAAAAATATCAGTCATTGAGCTCTGCAATCCAGTAAATTTGCGGATGAGAGAACAAAGAGACGTAAGAAAGAatggaaatataaaaaaacccagatgaaaAAATGGCGGCCCATCCGATCAAATCAAAAACtgattgaaagaaagaaatatattcagagaaatgaaaaggaaagaaatgatGGGAGACTCAGAAAACAGTAATCTGTGGTACACAGATAGCAGCATTCAATCAATCATGTGTGACTAATGAAAAAGGAAACCCTTCCCCCTCTATAAATTTGACCCATTGGCTTTCCCTTTGTATATTGCATGCAATCTTCTTTTCAGTGCTACAGTTGTTTCTCTATGCATTACGTATGTTGTACGTACAAAAATTATATTCTACTCTAAAAATATCTTACGTACAAAAATTTTATTATGCTTCAGAATATATCACTGAAGATATATAACGGCAAAAAATCCCGATGTATAAGAACCCTAGAAAATCCCCATGTACGTATCCATACGCACACAATAATATATGTTTTAGAACTGTACACACAAAATGCAGAAAataagagagggagagagagagagagagacggacCTTGACGCCCCTTCCGGGCCTGACCCTCTCTTCTACAGCTGTTATCCCATAGATGCGCTTCATATCTACCCGTCCACCGGTGTCTGCACCAAAAATACAACAAAGAGACTCAGAGTCAGAGATACTCTTTCTACCTTTTAAAATCAATATTTATTTATCTCTCATTAGTTAAACTATTCAGTCAAATCCTCAAACCCCGCAATTTACACAGAAAGTCGACTTAAAAGCCCaactccctttaattattccCACCAGATGCATGCATTCCCACCAACATTAATCAAAAACCCTattaactaaaaactaaaaatatcaaCATTATATCAATaatcaatcaattaattaacCGAGGAAAAAATGGGATTATGGGATGGATTTATTCTTCTGACCTAGTGACCCCTCTGTAAATTGAAGTCCTCTGGCCAAAAGTATCAGCAATCTTCTTAGAGCCGTCGTTGTCGACGGCAACAATGGCCTTCTGATCAGAAGAGCTCTGAGTGGTGGTGACACCAAGCGACAAAGCATTCGCCGCGCAGCTCGAGTTGTACACCCCTAACTCGTTCCCGGTCGACTCAATAGAATGACCCGCGAACTCGGCGCAAgcgagctgctgctgctgagtCGTCCGGGCCATGGACGCCGAGTCCTCCACCTCCGAACCCGAGTTGGTCGAAAACGCTTGGAACCCAGTAATCGCCTTGAGATCTTCCTGGTGCTGGTGCTGGTGCTGGTCGCCGCCGAAGTAGGCGGAGCTCTGGTCGTAGATGTGAGTCATGGACGACGAGCCTTGGGTCTCTGTTTGGCTATCAGAATAGCGCACCATCGATGACGAATCGCCGAGAAAGTCCTCGAGCTTCGGGATATGCTGGGTGTGGTTCTGTGGGTCGACGAACGGTGACGGATTTGGTGAACCGGACTGGCCCTGCTGCTTGCTTTGGTCCTCACCGTCTGCGAAAAACACTTGGGATTTTGGGTTCGTCGGCCACCCttaaaaaaaaacgaaaactgTTATTATTACGCACATGCAGTTAGAGATATAGAGAGCATTTATATTTTCTTGCCAACCAAACAGAAATTTCTTGTAGTTTTGCTCCGATTCACCTCCCTCGTCAGCCAAACAGATTACAAGTTACTCGGATTTTCACGTGACCCAAAAGTAAGATTTGAGTAGGCGATTAAAAccccaaaaacacaaaaaaattttTAATCATATTTTCCCAGTGAAGACTCACCACAAATAGGTAGTAAActattttctcggcaaccaaacagagcacAAAGAAATCTCGATCGGTCAAAAGAGAGCACCCACTTACCGTTGCTGGCATAGAAGTTGTCGAGGAAGTAGTGGGGGGAGGCGGTGGAGGACGCGTCGTAGGGGACGAAGGGAGATTGATCGGACTCAGAGGACCTCAACATTTCCATGGGAGACATGAGAGAGAAGGACAACCAATTGCTCGCTGGAGCCATTGTATTTGTATTCGACTAATAGACGTTTGGGGTTTGCTTTTTGTCAGCTTGTAATAAATCTGAGGAACCAAAAAATGGAAGGATcgtcacaaaaagaaaataattaattaaattttctcAGCAAACAAACAGCCACTTGAAAGAAAAAACcaacttcaattttttattttctaatttttctccCACTCACCCAAAAAACTGAAACTGCCTCGAGCGTTACTGAAGTACGATACTCACGAGGTTAGGTTGATTAAGCTGGCTAATTAAGCTTGATTAAGGACTTGTAAGCACATGCATGCAAAACCCATTTGGGTTCTAGCTCAAATGCTTCAAAGTTGAGCTGGGTTTTAGATAGAGAAGTTGAAAGttgaagagagagaaggtgaAGGAAGAGAGACGCAAACGAGGAAGTTGTGGGTTAATATaaggagaaaaataaataaataaataaataatggggGCGGGGGAAGAAATTTTGTCTGAAACAAGTTGCGGAAGATCCGGGCTGGGCTTTTGGGCTGGCTGGGAAATATGACAAAATTTGTTAGGGTTGGTTTGTTAGTAACTTTaaaataattcaattttttattatttttaccaAACTGGCCTTTCAATCTTATCACTCTACTCCAAAAGTTCTAACACTTGTCTCACATGCAGCTTTACTTTGTTAGTCTATCATGTCAGATCTATAGTCCATCTGCACCCGCTTCCAGTCTTTATAGACCCGCCAccaagttcaaattctttttaCACCCGCTCCTCATTAAGAATTCAATACTtaactttttaactttttactttttcttttcaactttaATTACTCAGaattaccaattttttttaatagacgATGTTATCTAACTAAAGAGACGGAAGAAGTGACAAGGATTAAGTTTTATAATaagttagtaataatatggtttaaatttattttttacgaAAATAGaatctaagacctttcacttataaatacagaaaaatactattaaacAATAGTACTAAATGACTAATGAACACGATTTTAGTAATGGAATTTATGAGAATttaccacacaaaacataaataaacaaagcAATCGAATTTAATGATTTCCCTATTGAGGATACTAAAATGACAATTTTAGTAGAAAGTATTTTTGTTCACCACTATAAATTATGTTGCATGTTTACTATACATCTCACCATCTGTCACGTGTCCTTTTGCTTAATTTTGGTTAAATTTCGtattaaatgtttttgttttcaaatttgaaaaatattaatcaaaattAAGTGAAATGACACATGACAAATGATGAGGTGTATGGTGCTCTAGTATATAGGTTATGCAATCATAAACTAACATTATCGTTTAATGAtgcacttagtactacggtttagtggcattcctcttcacttgtaagtaagaggtcttaggttcgattatcgtcaaaagcgaatttgaaccatattattgataATTCATTGTAAGGTTAAGCTCATCCCctctcccttaatgtagataatatcgtttgttcaaaaaaaaaatatttaattcacCAAAAATGCCTCATATAGTGTTTagcaataaaaaatgaaaagtgcTTTGGGTTGtaaaaacacttgaaatgcTTTTCGAATAAGCTTTATGAAACACTTGCAATTTTCTAAAAAAGTCAGTGCGCTTTTTAAAATAATGGATCATGTTGGGTAGAAAATCTCCAATAAGCGAAAACACAATTGCAACCCGAAATGTAACAAACCTCCGGCGAAGAGAGGCACTAGTTTTGCCGGCCAATGGTCCTCTAATTTGAAGTTTGTAAATGTCATTAAGTTGAATTAAAGAAGTGAACTTATAGCACTCAAACTGTGCACTATGAATTGTTTGTAGATTAAAGTATTTATGTTAGATTTGGAGGGAATCGTAAACTTGCCGATTTGTGTTTCATGCGTAAGTGCAAACATTTTAAGTACAATGTTGAGTATTAGTTTTTAAACTTATCACAATGTGGAGCAATGAGCAATTTTGTTagaatttttttctcttatttgtctttttaatttttgttttctttgattgaatcacattatttcaagcctattgtgaggtattaattattgaaaaaaaaaattgtacaaaaaaattaattattaaaaaacaatGTTTCTATGGTGAAAATACCCCTGCATTAATTTGGgatattttttaacatttttgtttggagggcatttttgtccaaaacaTTTTGGTGAAGCCCGTGATCCAAAAAGAGGATGTTggttttatatataaagatatatatatatatatatatattaagggataagtaaaacattaaaaaatgtcctctcaattaaaatttcaaaataagaTAATATAAaggtaaataaattaaatatatatgacacaccccgaccgaagtCAAGGTATTCTGGccaacacccgaaggtgacgtaaccaaaaaGGAAGGTGATGCATaaaatatggataaatttaaaccaaagctaacatttatttaaactaatacagagtgtaagatcccacatcaatCAACGGAgaaggggtgatgtgccttatatgtacatactcCCCTCCCTATAGCATGAGACCTTTAGGGAACTCACTGGttttgggttccatcggaactctgaagttaagcaagtttgggctagagcaatccaaggatgggtgacccactgggaagttgctcgtgagttcctagaaacaaaatcgtgagggcgtggctaGGATCCAAAGTGGACAATTTCATGCGACAACGGAGccggtctgggatgtgacacagAGAGTGCACAGTAGTGAGAAGAACCCACAAAACACAAgtgttcagagcatagatgACATTACAACATGAATAAAGCAGTCAAATCTAGTTAAGGTACTTATTACACAATCGGAAATAAGCTCCTACATTTATTTATGGAAATGTTAGAACCGCCAGAGACCCCTAGTACGCCACAAAGAATTTAGCTAATTAAGTCCTGGAGAGGCGAAAAACAGaaaggtgagtgggcaaaaaaaaaaggtttataaaacacatttattttctgaacatactaacccctcaccgtaaaacatgtatagtttccagaaaatcatactacgtataagtatgaaatcaaatgtaaatcaacAATAATTCCATAAATACGCCAATCATAACATCTCAATCGTAGCATAAGAAAATcaggtgctcatcaatctatgttaacacacgagttcatggAGAAGGATTCtaacatgaacatgactgggtgtaatcataatatacgctctagtactacaatcacatgaagactagCGCTAGGCACATCATATACAAGCCctagttgcctattgcaacctagGAGATAATTGGTACCTACAATGAATCCAAGGTGCGCGTGCGGtgcaatgtgaacatacacgtgaagcctGGCCCTGGCCCGAGGCAAGTACTACACCGGTGCaagcatgcatgatgagcaaGTATAATGTATATGAACATGTCATGACAATATATAAATCCCAACAATATAAtggcatttttaaaattaaataaaacatggCATGATAGGCATAAAATCAATCCAAAAGCActtgtggaaactataaaactttatgtataatatataaaaacaaataccCACTCATTGATGCGTAGTTGGATCGTAGCCTTCTAGCGTTGCTTGACCTCATACCTCCTCGGGATAGTTCTCTCATCTATGTGAAACAGctatagtaattaattaattaggacatACACTTAAAGGCTAGGAAAATcccccatagtttgctcaaacgaAGGGTTTAAATATGCGAAAACATTCTACACGATGTCACGAACCCATACATGTCAACCATGTGCCACCTGAAGGTCAGACGCGCCGCTAGGTCGCGGCCACATGTGCGGCAGAATCCTCAGGAAATATTTCGTTAaatttgacgaaatattccgttaTATCTAACGATGTCAGAATATTATGTTAGCCTAACAAAAtattcctccttcttctccgATAGAGCTCCACCGCCATCTAGTTCGCCggaattttgaaaatttggccagatttttgtaaaaactttaaaactccataactttctcatttctcaaccatttttgacACACTtcatatggaaatgaagcttggGAAGAGAAGAACAAGTTTGTACCTTTTAAAAGTCCAAAAAGTGGACAAAAATGGACTGAAAAAGCCTCGAAGGTCTCAGACCTATTTTCGTCGTCTCAAAACTGTGTGTTTTCACATTGGCTCGACTTCAAACTTAGCTAGTGACTTTAGGGAGTTGTGTAGATGTTTCCAGACTTTCCAAACCTTGCAACTCGAATGGAAAATCATCAGAGAACTCACACCCAAGTCGAAGCTCTGAGTTCCTCCGAGTTGGATGCTCAAAACTCAATCATTTTTTAATCGGTTCATACGGATGGACTCGTGGTGATGAGGAAAGtatgatggtggtggtttgaGGTCCAATATGTGAGGTTTGATCATGGTGTTTGTGTTGCAGAGGGAAGAAAGAGGCTCAGTGTGAAGGAGATAAGAAAAAAAGATAGGGGTTTTCTGATTGGACAAAAGGGATAGGGAAGCTGTCTGATTGGGTGAGAGAAATGAGGAGAGTGATTGATTGGTTGGTGTGGGAGAGCAGGTCATGAGACAAATTTAAAGAGAGAAGTGATAAGATTTGGTGCACTTTAAAATTATACAATCCGGCTCACATTATCAAAAATAGTAATTCTAACACTAAATAATGAACATACACGTGTACAATTCTACCCGTTGTTGACGCACTTTAACTAAGCACAACTTTTTCATTACAAATCTGATTCGGGCCTAACTCTCGCTTACGCATTCGTAACAACGAATATTATTTAATTACGATAATagtcaaaataaattaaaagtcgAATAACTACATCCACGTCAGGTGCCACTTTgccaaaataaattaaaaatcatcatttttcacactcagaaaaaaaattacctgAAAAATTAGGAACGGATcatcacaatatatatatatatatatatatatatatataaagggataagtaaaacattcaaaatatcaaaaattatctttctctcaattaaaatttcaaaattctcaCTTGCACACCCTATGCATAACGGGCTAGACTAACAGACGTATGCAAGTGGTAAAAAATTTGATGTACAAGTACGAAAGTAAGACAAAATTTTATGGGTATGTAaagctgaaaattaaaaaacttgaCTGTAGCAAAAAACTCAATAATTCATGAGGTATACTTATGTTATTTAAATTAGAGGATTTTCCTTCTTTCAAGTGGACTCCATTAGTACAATCATGCTCTCTTAACATCCTCATTTTGAGGACATGTGAGAACCAAATGTATATTAGCTACAAGATTATATTAATTTAGATCCAAAGGTTTAAAATATTGACAACTTAATAAagcaaaactaacttaaaatcCATAAACCATtagaaaacctttttttttttttttttaataattaaattgtcGAATATCTTAAGCCTTTGAATCAAAACTAATATAATCTTGTGACTAATGTACATTTGGTCCTCACAGGTTCTCAAAATGAGAACCTTAGGAGAGCAAGACTCCCAATGGTAAGCTAGTTAAAACTTAaactaattttaattatttcaaattatAATTTCTAGCTAGCGTAACACTTTGATGCTGTTGCAATTAAGCCAAAACAATCAGGTTTATATGTTTCATTTTTCTACtacattctcttattttgttaTAGCTTTCCTACTTTTTGCTTAGAGAATTTGATAGGAgtatatttatgcgactttgttagcttgttttcttgcatttagtgagttagtttctatttattatagtgatttagttt is a window from the Pyrus communis chromosome 16, drPyrComm1.1, whole genome shotgun sequence genome containing:
- the LOC137720606 gene encoding AP2-like ethylene-responsive transcription factor AIL6, with the protein product MAPASNWLSFSLMSPMEMLRSSESDQSPFVPYDASSTASPHYFLDNFYASNGWPTNPKSQVFFADGEDQSKQQGQSGSPNPSPFVDPQNHTQHIPKLEDFLGDSSSMVRYSDSQTETQGSSSMTHIYDQSSAYFGGDQHQHQHQEDLKAITGFQAFSTNSGSEVEDSASMARTTQQQQLACAEFAGHSIESTGNELGVYNSSCAANALSLGVTTTQSSSDQKAIVAVDNDGSKKIADTFGQRTSIYRGVTRHRWTGRYEAHLWDNSCRREGQARKGRQVYLGGYDKEDKAARAYDLAALKYWGPTATTNFPVSTYSKELEDMKHVTKQEFIASLRRKSSGFSRGASIYRGVTRHHQQGRWQARIGRVAGNKDLYLGTFATEEEAAEAYDIAAIKFRGINAVTNFEMNRYDVEAIGKSSLPVGGAAKRLKLSLEAEEQKPSVNHDQQHPQCSSGNINFTAMQPVHSIPCGIPYDAAAANAYYHNLFHQFQPNYYGALDSGGLNPNIATQMNMMPQQPAEFYIWPNHQSH